From a region of the Pseudanabaena sp. ABRG5-3 genome:
- the cysC gene encoding adenylyl-sulfate kinase, protein MKQVGMTIWLTGLSGAGKTTIGSEVVNRLTTQGYKVEFLDGDIVRTKLTKGLGFSKADRDENIRRIGFVSHLLTKHDVIVVVAAISPYLEVRQEVRQLIGNFMEVYINASLDTCEQRDVKGLYKKARAGEITSFTGVTDPYEPPLNPDVECWTDRESIDESVQKVLQKFWDFQNVND, encoded by the coding sequence ATGAAACAAGTAGGAATGACGATTTGGCTTACAGGTTTAAGTGGTGCAGGCAAAACTACAATTGGGAGTGAGGTTGTCAATAGATTGACAACGCAAGGCTATAAAGTCGAGTTTCTTGATGGAGATATCGTTCGGACGAAGTTAACTAAAGGTTTAGGCTTTAGCAAAGCTGATCGCGATGAAAATATCCGCAGAATCGGGTTTGTCTCTCACCTTTTGACTAAACATGATGTAATTGTAGTAGTGGCAGCTATTTCTCCCTATCTGGAAGTTCGACAAGAAGTACGTCAGTTGATCGGCAATTTTATGGAAGTTTATATTAATGCTTCTCTTGATACTTGTGAGCAAAGGGACGTTAAGGGTTTGTACAAGAAAGCACGAGCAGGAGAAATAACTAGTTTTACTGGGGTGACCGATCCATATGAGCCTCCCTTAAATCCTGATGTTGAATGCTGGACAGATCGAGAAAGCATTGATGAAAGTGTTCAAAAAGTGCTGCAAAAGTTTTGGGACTTTCAAAACGTGAACGACTAA
- a CDS encoding UDP-3-O-(3-hydroxymyristoyl)glucosamine N-acyltransferase translates to MSINSINLDALIRIVPVLIKSNSSFSSLGSISHSEKNMLVFLESSKFISKALRNPEISCILTNSEIAEKLPNIYGIAISDNPRYDFFSIHNYLALETDFYWQDFESRISKNVSIHPTAYVASKNVVIGDGSIIEANVNILDNVIIGENVIIRSGSTIGSQGFEFKRIKNEIMSIAHAGGVKICDRVEIQANCAISKAIFGGFTEIGKDTKLDNLVHVAHNVKIGSRCLIAASATISGSSIIGDDVWIGPNSCISNEITVGDGAEITIGSVVVQNVPSLTRVTGNFAIDHKKFLSLTKIMRRYSNYT, encoded by the coding sequence ATGAGTATTAACAGTATCAATTTAGATGCATTAATCCGTATAGTTCCTGTATTGATTAAGAGCAATTCTTCCTTTTCTTCTTTGGGTAGTATCTCTCATAGCGAAAAGAATATGCTAGTTTTTTTGGAGTCTAGTAAGTTCATCAGTAAAGCTTTGAGGAATCCTGAGATATCATGTATTTTAACAAATAGCGAAATAGCCGAAAAACTTCCAAATATCTATGGAATTGCTATTTCAGACAACCCTAGATATGATTTTTTTAGTATTCATAATTATTTAGCGTTGGAAACAGATTTTTATTGGCAAGATTTTGAGTCTAGAATTTCTAAGAATGTAAGTATACATCCAACAGCTTATGTCGCCAGTAAAAATGTTGTTATTGGTGATGGCAGTATAATAGAAGCCAACGTTAATATTTTAGACAATGTAATAATAGGAGAGAATGTGATTATTCGTTCAGGCTCAACGATAGGTTCTCAAGGATTTGAATTTAAACGCATCAAAAACGAAATTATGTCTATTGCTCACGCAGGTGGCGTAAAAATTTGTGACAGAGTAGAAATACAAGCTAACTGTGCTATTTCTAAAGCTATTTTTGGTGGTTTTACTGAGATTGGTAAAGATACAAAGTTAGACAATCTTGTTCATGTAGCTCATAATGTCAAGATAGGTTCTAGATGTCTTATTGCTGCATCTGCAACAATTTCAGGAAGCTCTATTATAGGAGATGATGTCTGGATAGGTCCTAATTCTTGCATTTCTAATGAAATCACAGTAGGTGATGGAGCCGAAATAACTATTGGATCAGTTGTAGTGCAGAATGTTCCTTCTCTAACTCGTGTTACTGGAAATTTTGCTATAGATCATAAAAAGTTTTTGAGTCTTACTAAAATAATGAGAAGATATTCTAATTATACGTAA
- a CDS encoding DegT/DnrJ/EryC1/StrS family aminotransferase codes for MKINITSPSFDEQELLLLKQCLDSKWVTQGEFTQQFESLFKQRHDVQYAFATTSCTAALHMAMVALEIKPDDEVIVPAFTWVTSAHCVEYVGAKVVFVDIEPDTFNIDPAALEAAITPKTKAIVVVHLFGLAAKMQEIMEIAKKYNLAVVEDAACATGTNYDGKPVGGIGDIGCFSFHPRKVITTGEGGMVTTNNPKLAERIKILRNHGATANPNIDTSKPYYMGNFDHLGFNLRFSDIQAAIGVAQMAKLDKLLADRLACARQYDLLLSSVSELTIPQMPSQCGHSYQSYVVCLLVGGIDRRNLLMEALATEGIQSRPGTHAVHRLGYYKNKYGINSTSYPYASKSEDLSITLPIFPGMTDLDQQKVVNILKAALST; via the coding sequence ATGAAAATAAACATTACGTCTCCATCTTTCGACGAACAAGAATTACTACTTTTAAAACAGTGTCTAGATTCTAAATGGGTTACACAGGGTGAATTTACTCAACAGTTTGAAAGCCTTTTTAAGCAACGGCACGATGTGCAGTATGCATTTGCGACTACATCCTGTACAGCCGCGCTGCATATGGCGATGGTCGCGTTAGAGATAAAACCTGATGATGAGGTGATCGTACCTGCATTTACATGGGTTACATCCGCCCACTGCGTAGAATACGTTGGGGCAAAAGTTGTTTTTGTCGATATTGAACCAGATACATTTAATATTGACCCTGCGGCTTTAGAAGCAGCAATTACACCTAAGACCAAGGCTATTGTTGTTGTGCATTTATTTGGCTTAGCCGCAAAAATGCAGGAAATCATGGAGATAGCTAAAAAGTATAACCTTGCTGTAGTAGAAGATGCGGCTTGTGCTACAGGTACAAATTACGATGGTAAACCAGTTGGAGGGATTGGAGACATAGGCTGTTTTTCATTTCACCCACGCAAAGTGATAACTACAGGTGAGGGGGGCATGGTTACGACCAATAACCCAAAACTAGCAGAACGTATTAAAATCCTCCGTAACCATGGCGCAACAGCAAATCCTAATATTGATACTTCTAAGCCCTACTATATGGGCAACTTTGATCATTTAGGTTTTAATCTGCGTTTTAGTGACATTCAGGCTGCGATCGGAGTCGCTCAAATGGCAAAACTTGACAAACTTTTAGCAGATAGACTTGCTTGCGCTCGTCAATATGATTTATTGTTATCTTCAGTATCCGAACTTACAATTCCACAAATGCCTTCTCAATGTGGGCATTCCTATCAATCATATGTTGTGTGCCTACTGGTAGGAGGGATTGATCGCCGTAATCTTTTGATGGAAGCCTTAGCTACAGAGGGTATTCAAAGTCGTCCTGGAACACATGCTGTTCACCGTTTGGGCTATTACAAAAACAAATACGGTATTAACTCAACATCTTATCCCTACGCATCCAAATCAGAGGATTTATCAATTACTCTACCAATTTTCCCAGGCATGACTGACCTAGATCAGCAGAAAGTTGTAAATATTTTAAAAGCAGCTCTATCCACTTAG
- a CDS encoding glycosyltransferase has protein sequence MLEENIIWLKEFKNKYGRAPRILHIGNIANNAYNNVKLLNEVGFDCDVICYDYYHIAGCPEWEDANFDARKIKDQFFPNWLLIDTGSFKRPRWFAQGKLKYCILYLISKRKGKKFQSSFWWMLLRIANFFTCHLKSSKQFGKLAIDVFSKISSFQQRIKNIFSKIISISMRLIAELHLSKNIYKSESQEEKTRKYSFEERCQQLVDIFNTEFPERHDKLKYEELVQYSTVINSWINLFTHYDLVHAYATDGIFPLLANKPYVAYEHGTIRDLPFNNSTTGRLCALTYKLANQVLITNADNIVAAKKLNLSAYNFVPHPINESSLAVTLNSGESNFYKEIHKTLKSDFIVFHPPRQHWETQRNPSMDKGNDIFIKGFAKFVQTVNPSAKAIFVEWGITLNESKNLIKELGIESSIVWIKPQNHQNMMKFIEGSDIVADKFCFGGFGGIPPKALMSHKITLIYIDLSIHEWCFEEMPPFINAETPQNVFESLQKVYTDKSYRSEVESQGKSWYLKYHSSSVIINTIQNTYKNILLP, from the coding sequence ATGCTAGAAGAAAATATAATATGGCTTAAGGAATTTAAGAATAAGTATGGTCGGGCACCACGAATTCTTCACATTGGAAATATTGCAAATAATGCATACAACAACGTTAAATTACTAAATGAAGTAGGGTTTGATTGTGATGTAATTTGTTATGATTACTATCACATAGCTGGATGCCCAGAATGGGAAGATGCAAACTTTGATGCAAGAAAAATTAAGGATCAATTCTTCCCAAACTGGCTATTAATAGATACTGGATCCTTTAAAAGACCAAGGTGGTTTGCCCAAGGCAAACTAAAATATTGTATTTTGTATTTGATCTCAAAAAGAAAAGGTAAGAAATTTCAAAGTTCTTTTTGGTGGATGTTACTAAGAATTGCAAACTTTTTTACTTGCCATTTAAAAAGTAGTAAACAATTCGGTAAGTTAGCAATAGATGTGTTTTCAAAAATCTCTTCTTTTCAGCAAAGAATTAAAAATATATTCTCAAAAATTATTTCTATTTCCATGAGACTAATAGCTGAATTGCATTTATCGAAAAATATTTATAAGTCAGAGTCTCAAGAAGAAAAAACAAGAAAATATAGTTTTGAAGAACGATGTCAGCAACTAGTTGATATTTTCAACACAGAATTTCCTGAACGTCATGACAAACTTAAATATGAAGAGCTAGTACAGTACAGTACAGTCATAAATTCTTGGATCAACTTGTTTACTCACTATGACTTAGTTCATGCCTATGCAACTGATGGTATTTTCCCACTTCTTGCAAATAAACCTTATGTTGCATATGAGCATGGTACTATTAGAGACTTGCCTTTTAATAATTCAACAACAGGTCGTTTATGTGCATTAACATATAAGCTTGCCAATCAAGTTTTGATAACTAATGCTGATAATATAGTAGCTGCCAAAAAGCTAAATTTATCAGCCTATAATTTTGTCCCTCATCCTATAAATGAATCTTCTTTAGCTGTAACCTTGAATAGTGGGGAAAGTAACTTTTATAAGGAAATACACAAGACTTTAAAAAGTGACTTTATAGTATTTCATCCACCAAGGCAACATTGGGAAACTCAAAGAAATCCCAGTATGGACAAAGGTAATGATATTTTCATAAAAGGGTTTGCTAAATTCGTTCAAACTGTTAATCCGTCGGCAAAAGCTATCTTTGTAGAGTGGGGAATTACTCTAAATGAAAGTAAAAACCTCATAAAAGAGCTTGGGATAGAAAGCTCTATTGTTTGGATAAAGCCTCAAAACCATCAAAATATGATGAAGTTTATAGAAGGTAGTGATATAGTAGCAGATAAATTTTGCTTTGGCGGTTTTGGTGGCATACCTCCAAAAGCATTAATGTCTCATAAGATAACGCTTATATATATAGATCTTTCTATTCATGAATGGTGTTTTGAGGAGATGCCCCCATTTATTAATGCTGAAACACCACAAAACGTATTCGAAAGTCTTCAAAAAGTTTATACTGATAAATCTTACCGCTCAGAAGTTGAAAGTCAAGGTAAGTCATGGTATCTCAAGTATCACAGTTCATCAGTCATAATAAATACGATTCAAAACACTTACAAAAATATATTGCTACCTTGA